In one window of Candidatus Latescibacterota bacterium DNA:
- a CDS encoding metalloregulator ArsR/SmtB family transcription factor, translated as MDYRKSSEILKAVSHPARMEIIDRLQRNGCNVSLIQRNLGLPQSTISQHLKILKNAGIISSRREGTRVCYKIEIPEVRRIIKMLKKA; from the coding sequence ATGGATTACAGGAAAAGCAGTGAGATCCTCAAGGCCGTTTCGCATCCTGCCAGGATGGAGATCATTGACCGACTCCAGCGGAACGGGTGCAATGTCTCCCTGATCCAGAGGAATCTGGGGCTTCCGCAATCGACTATATCCCAACATCTTAAGATCTTAAAAAATGCCGGCATCATTTCCAGCCGCAGGGAGGGTACGAGGGTCTGCTACAAGATAGAGATTCCTGAAGTGCGCCGGATCATCAAGATGTTGAAGAAAGCGTAG
- a CDS encoding redoxin domain-containing protein, with amino-acid sequence MKRHFIMILVACFVLPAMISAQEVDKAREEFDGIMKSLEAKRSSTPMPKLIDMAERELLAFLEKHPGTEAAGNAHLMLGQIYSSINRLEDAEKHLLLYFDKDIPKNPKDLGIAKFSMGNLYVSMTRFDEAEKVFREAVEASGSDAKMKQMAQSMIDRMSILKSLAIGKVPDDFSATATDGKPISFGQYRGKVVLVDFWATWCAPCRTEMPHVKKVYDKYNPKGFEIIGISMDDNKAKLDEYIKNKSIKWRQIFDGKGWKSELGQKYAVASIPTTLLLDREGVIRYKNLRGDELEKAVKELTGN; translated from the coding sequence ATGAAAAGACACTTTATTATGATCCTTGTCGCCTGTTTTGTTCTTCCCGCGATGATTTCAGCGCAGGAAGTCGACAAAGCCCGCGAGGAGTTCGATGGGATCATGAAATCACTTGAGGCGAAGAGGTCTTCGACTCCGATGCCTAAGCTGATAGACATGGCCGAAAGGGAGCTGTTGGCATTTCTGGAGAAACATCCGGGAACAGAAGCTGCTGGAAACGCGCATTTAATGCTTGGCCAGATTTATTCGAGCATTAACCGGTTGGAGGATGCCGAGAAACATCTGCTTCTGTATTTCGATAAGGATATTCCTAAAAACCCGAAAGATCTGGGCATTGCGAAATTCTCCATGGGAAATCTCTATGTCTCGATGACGAGATTCGACGAAGCGGAAAAGGTCTTCCGCGAAGCAGTAGAAGCATCCGGTTCAGACGCAAAGATGAAACAGATGGCGCAGTCCATGATCGACAGGATGAGCATCTTGAAGAGCCTGGCGATCGGCAAGGTTCCCGACGATTTCAGTGCTACCGCGACTGACGGGAAGCCGATCAGTTTCGGCCAGTATAGAGGAAAGGTAGTCCTGGTCGATTTCTGGGCGACCTGGTGTGCCCCCTGTCGCACCGAGATGCCCCACGTTAAAAAGGTGTATGATAAATACAATCCGAAGGGGTTCGAGATCATCGGTATCTCCATGGACGACAATAAAGCAAAGCTGGACGAATATATAAAAAATAAATCCATAAAATGGCGCCAGATATTCGATGGAAAGGGCTGGAAGTCTGAACTCGGTCAGAAATATGCTGTTGCGTCGATCCCTACGACTCTGCTTCTCGACCGCGAAGGTGTTATAAGATATAAGAACCTGCGTGGCGACGAGCTGGAAAAAGCGGTAAAAGAACTGACCGGCAACTAA
- a CDS encoding DUF1573 domain-containing protein, producing MADFDKVILPGKEGKIGIKIVGFKIHPGRFTKAFTVTTNDPESPKIILKVTGVVKKVFDFTKSLSLSGFANEELKIETVITNKLQKPVQIIGWHWSKKSKDYEFLTEHISVKLEAIESGKQYRLETRTRDVVPFGQYTGDIILETDFADLPEKKFAFRMVITPDVQVHPGTVIMREMRMQEGVSKSFEKVVSIIAARGDSLKILDVIPSRDDITVNLREVRPGKAYSCKISLRPSAESGKYMGSIKFITNYPGYEEIEAQIRGTVRVSSGKK from the coding sequence GTGGCCGACTTTGACAAGGTCATCCTTCCCGGGAAGGAAGGAAAAATAGGAATTAAAATAGTAGGTTTCAAGATACACCCAGGGCGGTTCACCAAAGCGTTCACCGTAACGACGAACGATCCCGAAAGCCCGAAGATCATCCTTAAGGTCACCGGTGTCGTAAAGAAGGTCTTCGACTTTACAAAAAGTTTATCGCTTTCTGGTTTTGCGAACGAAGAACTCAAAATAGAGACCGTGATCACCAACAAGCTGCAGAAGCCTGTCCAGATCATCGGATGGCACTGGAGCAAAAAGAGTAAGGATTATGAATTTCTCACAGAGCATATCAGTGTGAAGCTCGAGGCTATTGAGAGTGGAAAACAGTATCGCCTCGAGACAAGGACGCGGGACGTAGTTCCTTTCGGACAGTATACGGGCGATATAATCCTGGAAACGGATTTTGCTGATCTGCCCGAGAAGAAATTTGCATTCCGGATGGTCATCACTCCCGATGTGCAGGTGCATCCGGGTACGGTCATAATGAGAGAGATGCGGATGCAGGAAGGTGTATCGAAGAGTTTCGAAAAGGTCGTGTCTATTATCGCGGCAAGGGGAGATTCCCTGAAGATCCTCGATGTTATCCCCAGCAGGGATGACATCACTGTGAACCTGAGGGAAGTAAGGCCCGGAAAGGCGTACAGCTGCAAGATCAGCCTGCGCCCGTCGGCGGAATCGGGAAAATACATGGGGTCGATCAAGTTCATCACCAACTATCCAGGGTATGAAGAGATCGAAGCCCAGATTCGTGGTACTGTAAGGGTCAGTAGCGGGAAAAAATAG
- the nifU gene encoding Fe-S cluster assembly scaffold protein NifU, which yields MPAYSEKVMDHFMNPRNVGDLENPDGVGEVGNPVCGDMMTFMIRVVDDRLEEVRFRTFGCGAAIAVSSMISEMATGKTLDEAMKITNARVAEELDGLPGHKMHCSNLGADALHKAIEDYRHSLKTGEPASLPSPREAEHTENKCPFCDASVEESSEFCKSCKAEFTACTKCGKIADNSKDECPHCGTSLKK from the coding sequence ATGCCAGCATACAGTGAAAAAGTAATGGATCATTTCATGAACCCGAGAAATGTCGGGGATCTCGAAAATCCTGATGGAGTAGGAGAAGTCGGGAACCCCGTCTGCGGTGACATGATGACATTCATGATAAGGGTCGTTGACGACAGGCTCGAGGAAGTCCGGTTCAGGACATTCGGCTGCGGCGCTGCTATTGCCGTTTCCTCCATGATCAGCGAAATGGCTACGGGCAAGACCCTTGACGAGGCCATGAAAATAACTAACGCAAGGGTCGCCGAGGAACTCGACGGGCTGCCAGGGCACAAGATGCACTGCTCCAATCTCGGAGCCGATGCACTGCACAAGGCTATCGAAGACTACAGACACAGCCTCAAAACGGGAGAACCAGCCTCTCTACCAAGCCCGAGAGAGGCCGAACATACAGAAAATAAATGTCCTTTCTGCGACGCATCGGTGGAAGAGTCTTCCGAATTCTGCAAATCCTGCAAGGCTGAGTTCACCGCGTGCACCAAATGTGGAAAAATAGCGGACAACTCGAAAGACGAGTGTCCCCATTGCGGAACCAGTTTGAAAAAGTAA
- the nadA gene encoding quinolinate synthase NadA, with product MPRSELVEKIRGLRAEKDAVILAHNYQPAEIQDIADHIGDSLDLSRLASTLPNNIIIFCGVHFMAETAAILSPDKRIILPDPDAGCPMADMLDAEQLKAFQEKHPGSVTIMYVNSTAAVKALTDVCCTSANVVELMDSVPKDNDIIFGPDRYLGGWAASRTGRTVHLWNGYCPSHQRILPEEIRALREEFPDAVVMVHPEVNPKIAAEADILLGTGGMIRYAGKSSASTFIVGTEVGMIYRLAKLYPDKRFLPASPNALCPNMKKISLEKIARSLETLQPVIAVDQETASAARLSIERMIGTS from the coding sequence ATGCCCAGAAGTGAATTAGTTGAAAAAATCCGCGGCTTGAGGGCGGAAAAGGACGCCGTTATACTGGCGCACAATTACCAGCCAGCCGAGATACAGGATATTGCCGATCACATCGGCGACTCTCTCGATCTCAGTCGGCTTGCCTCGACCCTTCCGAACAATATAATTATCTTCTGCGGTGTCCATTTCATGGCCGAAACGGCTGCCATACTTTCTCCGGATAAAAGGATCATCCTGCCGGATCCGGACGCGGGGTGCCCGATGGCAGACATGCTCGACGCGGAGCAATTAAAAGCCTTCCAGGAAAAACACCCCGGATCAGTGACGATAATGTATGTAAACTCCACAGCCGCAGTGAAGGCCCTTACAGATGTCTGCTGTACTTCAGCCAATGTTGTTGAACTCATGGATTCGGTCCCGAAGGATAATGATATCATCTTTGGACCCGACCGGTATCTTGGCGGATGGGCCGCATCGCGGACAGGCCGCACCGTCCACCTGTGGAACGGGTATTGCCCCTCCCATCAGAGGATTTTGCCAGAAGAGATCAGGGCTCTTCGAGAGGAATTCCCGGACGCTGTCGTAATGGTACACCCTGAAGTCAACCCGAAGATCGCGGCTGAAGCAGACATCCTTCTCGGTACCGGGGGGATGATAAGGTACGCTGGCAAAAGCAGCGCATCCACATTCATAGTGGGAACCGAAGTCGGAATGATATACAGGCTTGCAAAGCTCTACCCCGACAAGCGATTCTTGCCTGCGTCGCCGAACGCCCTCTGCCCGAACATGAAGAAGATATCCCTGGAAAAGATAGCCCGGTCCCTCGAAACACTTCAGCCCGTGATCGCTGTAGATCAGGAAACAGCTTCGGCGGCCCGCCTTTCGATCGAACGGATGATCGGCACCTCCTGA